CCGTCGTGAAGACGGCCGGCTTCGACGCCGAGATCTTCGAGGGCCCCGCCCGCGTGTTCCAGCGCGAGCGCGCCGCCATGGATGCGCTCACGAACGGCGAGATCGAGAAGGGCGACGTGGTGGTCATCCGCTACGAGGGCCCCAAGGGCGGACCCGGCATGCGCGAGATGCTCGCCATCACCGCCGCCATCAAGGGCGCAGGGCTCGGCAAGGATGTACTACTGTTGACGGACGGACGATTCTCAGGCGGCACAACCGGCCTGTGCATCGGACACATCGCGCCCGAGGCCGTGGACTCCGGTCCCATCGCCTTCGTTCGCGATGGCGACACCATTCGCGTCGACATCCCGGCTCAGCGCATCGACCTACTGGTCGATCCTGCAGAGCTCGCATCCCGCCAGGAAGGCTGGGAGCCGCTTCCGCCGCGCTACACGCGGGGAGTCCTCGCAAAGTACGCCCGTCTCGTGCGCTCCGCCGCACAGGGGGCCGTCACGGGCTGACGCTCGCATCCGCGTCGCCCAGGGAGATCGCCATGACCATCGCGCCACGTCCGACCCCACCGAGGGTGCAGGGACCTGAGGTCCTCACCGGCTCGGGGGCAATCCTCCGCTCGCTCGAGCTGCTCGGCGTCACCGACGTCTTCGGGCTGCCCGGCGGCGCCATCATCCCCTTCTACGACGAGCTCATGCAGCAGTCGGCCGTGCGCCACGTGCTCGTGCGCCACGAGCAGGGCGCCGGCCACGCCGCCGAGGGCTACGCCTCGTCGTCGAACAAGGTCGGCGTCGCCATCGCGACGAGCGGCCCCGGTGCCACGAACCTCGTGACCGCGATCGCCGACGCCTACATGGACTCCGTGCCGTTCGTCGCCATCACGGGGCAGGTGTTCAGCCACCTCATGGGCACCGACGCCTTCCAGGAGGCCGACATCACGGGCATCACGATGCCCATCACGAAGCACTCGTTCCTCGTGACCGACGCCGCCGACGTGCCGAGCGTGCTGCAAGCGGCCTTCCACATCGCCTCCACGGGCCGGCCCGGCCCCGTGCTCGTCGACGTGACGAAGGATGCGCAGCAGCAGTCGGCGCCGTTCGTGTGGCCCGACCGCGTCGATCTGCCCGGCTACCGCCCCGTCACGAAGGCGCACGGCAAGCAGATCCAGGCTGCGGCCGCGCTGCTCGCGCAGGCCGACCGCCCCGTGCTCTACGTCGGCGGCGGCGTCATCCGCGCCCAGGCGTCGCAGGAGGTGCGCGAGCTCGCCGAGGCGATCGGCGCGCCCGTCGTGACGACGCTCATGGCGCGCGGCGCCTTCCCCGACTCGCACCCGCAGCACCTCGGCATGCCCGGCATGCACGGCACGGTGCCCGCGGTGCTCGCGCTGCAGGAGTCCGACCTCATCCTCGCCCTCGGCGCGCGGTTCGACGACCGCGTCACGGGCAAGGCATCCGAGTTCGCCCCCGGCGCCAAGGTCATCCACGTCGACGTCGACCCCGCGGAGATCTCGAAGATCCGCACGGCCGACGTGCCGATCGTGGGCGACGTGCGCGACGTGGCCTCCGACCTGTCGGTCGCGTTCCAGGACGCCGTCTCGGATGGCCGCCCCGACCTCACCGACTGGTGGGAGCGGCTGCACGGCCTGCAGGCGGAGTTCCCGCTCGGCTTCGCGCCGACGACCGACGGCAAGCTCGCGCCGCAGCAGGTCATCCAGCGCATCGGCGAGCTCACGGGCCCCGAGGGCATCTACGCGGCCGGCGTCGGCCAGCACCAGATGTGGGCGGCGCAGTTCATC
The sequence above is a segment of the Agrococcus jejuensis genome. Coding sequences within it:
- a CDS encoding acetolactate synthase large subunit, which codes for MTIAPRPTPPRVQGPEVLTGSGAILRSLELLGVTDVFGLPGGAIIPFYDELMQQSAVRHVLVRHEQGAGHAAEGYASSSNKVGVAIATSGPGATNLVTAIADAYMDSVPFVAITGQVFSHLMGTDAFQEADITGITMPITKHSFLVTDAADVPSVLQAAFHIASTGRPGPVLVDVTKDAQQQSAPFVWPDRVDLPGYRPVTKAHGKQIQAAAALLAQADRPVLYVGGGVIRAQASQEVRELAEAIGAPVVTTLMARGAFPDSHPQHLGMPGMHGTVPAVLALQESDLILALGARFDDRVTGKASEFAPGAKVIHVDVDPAEISKIRTADVPIVGDVRDVASDLSVAFQDAVSDGRPDLTDWWERLHGLQAEFPLGFAPTTDGKLAPQQVIQRIGELTGPEGIYAAGVGQHQMWAAQFIKYERPNAWLNSGGAGTMGYAVPAAMGAKVAEPQRHVWAIDGDGCFQMTNQELATCALNDIPIKVAIINNSSLGMVRQWQNLFYEGRYAFTDLETGDDARMIPDFVKLGEAYGCLAIRVTREDQIDDAIRLALETNDRPVVIDFIVSKDAMVWPMVPQGVSNSFVQYAKDHSPEWGDE